GTGCACAGATTGTATCCGAATGATCTTTCTTATTATGATCACCCCACAAGGCATAAGGAACCTGCTCCGTTATTTTTTGAAATGTTACCCGGGTATCTTCCGGAAGATTACTAATTGTTACCTCCTGGGTAGAATCAACTCCAGTCATTTTACATGGGTAGATATTGATTTTATCTCCTTGTGAAAATGTCTCTGCTCCGTTAAATGTTATTCTTGTCGAGGGCGCCTTACATTTTGTAATAATCTGCATGGTATCGGCACACATAATCCAACCTCGGCTGCCATCAAGCTCATATTCTCTAATCAAACCTGCACCTGCTAAAACAGCACAGCCTTCATACTCCTCCTGCTCAGCACCGAGCACGGAAGAGAGCTTTTGTTTCGCTTCCTTCTTTGGTAAGAAGCTTCGTCTAAAGTCTTCCGGCAAAATTGGATTCTGTGACCCCGGCGAACTATTAACAAAGTTAATATCAAAGGAAATACACCACAGCGATACATGCGCAATACCGGAGAAATCTGGTCCCCAGATATGTAAGCTGCAGCCCAGCTCCAGCCGAACCGTGAATAGCCACAGCTTGACTTTAACACCTATAAATATTCCTATGTAAAAATCGTAATAAAACGGTTTCCATTGGATATAGATATCAAGCGCTGCATCAAACCATGCTTCTACGCAGGATATGGAAAATACACATTTGATATTTCCACCCGCCATGATACAAGAGGGTGTCAAAGCAAAGTACAAGCCGCCTTCTGCATACAGATTCGAGCAGATTTTCCAGGATAATCCGATTCTTTTAGTTGTCGGATAGTGAGATGGCTTCACATAGTTTTTATGATAACCTCCCAAGGTGATCACAAAGTCTCCGGCATAATCACCAGCATACCAAACATAGAAAGCAAAGCCTCCTGTCAGGTGACAATCCTTAGAAAGAACATAAGAATCATCAGATAACATGGCTTCTACGGCAACCAGTCCACATTCCGGCTGAAACGATGCCTTGAGCAGCAGCTTGATATGGGCGATTACCTGGTTGTCCGATTTTGCGGGAATATCCAGCACGGATTCCCCTAAGACATCAATTTCAACATAATTACCAAAGGAAACCGTCAGAATTACATCTGACTTCAAAAGCTGAAATGTGGTAAAGGTTATTCCTGCCGCCAGCCAATAGTTTCCTTCCGAGATATAAAAATAGTTATCCAATTTTGTAATATCATTCAATGTCAAGGTACCGTCAATTAGCTTGAACATCGGAAAATCCTTCAAATGATCAATACTCGGAATAAACAGCCTTCTGTTGTAACCAAAACCGGCCGCAAAACCGGTCACAAAAAAACAAGGTGGCCCACCAATCGGTACCAGGATAGCTGCTGCAGCAAATACCGAAGTGACCGGTTTCTGGGCATAGGAACCGATAAGCGTGAAACTGAACGTTCCTAATTTGACCAAAGCCATTCCTGTATAAGCATCCGACGCTTCGGTATAGTAAAATGCTCCGGCTATTTCTACTGCAGAGGTCTTAACTCCTAGCTCAATTCCAGATATTGTAGGTCTGGTATCCATCAAGTCCTTGAAAGGTATCTTAACTCCTAAGCCTGCAAACGAGAACCTCAAGGGTCCAAGGCGAAAGCCTGCATTCAGCATAAGAAGAAGCACTCCATCACTCAATGCACCCCCGATTGCATCAAGAGAAACTGGACCAAAAGTTTTATTGACATCCTTCCATTTTACCTTACTATCTGCCGGACCCTCTTCAAATGCCACAAGTTTTTCATGATTGACAGTAGTTTTAAGCTTATCCTCATTATCCTTTTGCGGTGATACAATGCTAAATTCAATTGGTTCTTCCAGTTTACGATCGAGTAATTGAATATCCATTATCATCTTCAGCAAGAAGCCATCTTTTGAACTATAACCAACTGAGACCTTCTTAAACTTAACATCGCCATAAGGCTTAATATAATCTCCTATTAATGGCAGATTCGATAAAGCAAATTGATTAAGAATCAGGAATACTCCAAAACCGTTTTCTTTTCCATATTGAAGTTGAGTCCGTCCCAATACATTTTTATTGCCATCATCAAAATCCATAAAGACTGTATAAATTCCAGCTTTCCCTTGATATCCAAAGCCAATATCCATAATATTAATATCAGGCAGAAAGCTGACATCCAAATCCGCAATTTCAAAGCATTTTCCGCTTTCAGCCATAAGCTCATGTAATCCCTGAATTTGTCCGTTATTTATATATTCTCCCAGAAAAACAATTCCTTTGTCCTGCGAATATACTCCTGCTGCTTCGAATTGGAGCGAACCTAGACGAAAAATAACTGTAGCACCAACATGTAGATTCTTATCCATACCTCTCCTAATCCCTTAAAAATATGAGAGGAATTCTGGTTTTACAAAATCCCTCTCACACATAAGTCATAATTAAGCCGCTAATAATTTCTGGATATCACCCATCGTCATCTTGGATAATATATTAGCCCTCTCAGTATTCCATATATTAACAAATACAGAGTCTAAGGAGATGAATTGGAAGCCCAAATCAGCGTCATCTTTATTAATCGAGATACTAAAGGCATATTCTACAGTTGTCAGCGGAGAATCTCCTAAGTCCTTCGTAATATATAGGAAAATCTCATTCAATTTTACACGGTAGTTGCTAAGAAATGTAGGATCCTTCTTGTCAGCACTCATATAGTCCTTCATCTGATCAGTAACATCACTAGTCTTAACCGGATTGTCCGTACCACCGGACCACTGTTTCAGCTGATCATTGATACCATCACATATTTCCTGGATAGTGAAGGATTTGTCTTCCTGACCAGGTGTCGGTAACAATATAAATTGTATCTGTTTAGCTGTCTTTTCAAACACCGCTGTAAAAGATGTTCCAAGTAAAGTAAATGTTATACCTGCATTAATATTAACCGGTTTTACAATTGTTGAATTCCCCGTCACTAAATCATTGCCCATAGATATTCTCCTTATCAAATTGTTTAATAGTTGTAAATATTACCATTAATGTCATTTTTTTATCTATTTTTTACATTTTATAATATATCATCTCGTATTTCTATTGTCAATGATTCAGTTTGGATAATGGATATTTTAACAGGAGGTATGAAGATAGATGAAGAGTAAGAGAAACCTGATAATATTTATTATAGTTGCATTGGGAAGCGGTTGGTTGGGAGTTTTTGTTGACAACATTCTAACGGAACAACCGGAGGGTAATTCACTCGGCATGGGGTTATGGCTGATTCTTCCATTGATCTTTTCTGTCATTTTACGTATTATCAATCATGACTGGAAAGATGGAGGATTGAAGACACACTTTAAAAATAATAGAAAATGGTATCTGTTTACATAGCGGACTGTTATATATAGAAGATACGTTTACGCCCTTTTATATATTTAGTGTTTTTCTAAATCTGTATTCATAAACTATATAGAATTTTTAACACCCTTTTAGCGCACGTTACTGCCCACTATTATAATAGTAGCTTCTAAAGCTAAACACAAAAGCTTAAAGTCAGACAGTAACACCTTTGATGCATGTATCTCATAGTTATCTTCCATTGTTATAATTTATAACTTACCACAACATTTTTTAATTTCTTTCCACTGCCGCAAGGACATGGATCATTTGGTAGACTTTTTTCGTAGTCTTCGTCATCGTTCCATTAATTCCATTTTCAAAAGAAATGGATGAAATATCTGTGCTGTTGCATCCAGATCGATTTTTATACCCTTTTGACCTAACTGTTCTTGACCTTCAGCCAGCATTGCCGCTGCACGTGAACTTTTAGGAACAATCGTAGTAGTTCCCGGGTAAATTGTTGTCTGACGCATCACTTCATCCGGGGTATGGCTATTTTTGAAGATGCTTCTGTTAGTTTTTTAGCAATTATATGTTCAGCCCTTCTGTTCTTATCTTATATGGAACTTCATTTTCCTCACACCAATTCTTTGCTTTTTTACAAAGTGCAATCAGTCTCCAAGCATAATAACTTTCTGAAATTCCCAAATAATTAATTTCATCCTTAAAATTTCGATATGGTTTACGCCCACGCAGCACATGTAAAAGCTTTTCCTGATTTCTTGGATTTGGAGTAGCATATGCAAACTCCTCCATAATCTCATATTCATGAATCTCATACTGATTCGGAAGGCGAACGTATTTGTCTGTTGTATCAATTTCTTCAGCTAAAGTTTCATCTTCTTCATCCCTATCGCTCCATGTTCCATCTGATAAGGATACGATTTCTCCAGTTTCCATATTTAAATATTGTTCCCAACCATCCATTGTCGCTTCCATAGCATCTGCAATAGATTCGATATTAACAGTTACTTTTTCCATCATAAACCTCTCCTCTGACGGTAAATTCATTAGTAGAAATTATTAAATGCCGCGCAATCATACTGCCATTCATCCATATTCCCTTTGATTATAGTACAGAGATAATTATATTCTTCTTTCGATACGTATCCATGTTCATACATACACTTGTAAAATTTCTTAATACTTGCTGCCGTAGTTTTTATTGTTCCTGGCGTTGACCACATACACTTATGTATGAAAAAATAGCCTAAAAACATATCAATCTTACTGCCACAACCTTCCTGCATCTCGAGAGGATCTTCTCTTAGAAGATAATCATTAATATAAAACTCTACATTATCAACATGATTACTTATTGTTTTGTGTGTAAGACCAGTTTCCATCAAATCTCTTTCAAATATTTCAAGGTAGTTACTATTTTTTTCTTGTTGCTGCTTGCATTGCATTTCGTATTCTTCGTAGTTCATTGATATACCCTTTCTTCTATCACACAAACTCAATCAAATGGCAACTCTTCTACTTTCTTTTTAGGCTTTATACTTTTGTTATCTGATATAATCCCGGCTCTCCCAAATCTATCTTCATACATATCTCTAACCCATATTTTCACAGGAAGCTTCCACTGCTCATTTTTATTTGGAATATTTTTTATTAGGCTCTTAGGATTAAGTCCCATTTCTTTTGCCATTTGAATTTCTTCATCATTAAGCATACATCTTTTCTTAGCTTCTATCCATAATTCCTTACTATATTCCATTTAACATCATATCCTTTTCCTATCATTGATTTATATTATATCAAACCCAACGTAAAGGGTAAACCACTCGTTTGTAGGCATCCAATGCATTACTATCTGTGATATAATCTGCTGAGTTCATCCATCATGGCAGGTCTGTTTCCATATGCCATCCTCCAGTGTTTTGCAATTTCATTCACCATTTCTTCTCCACTTTTGATTGACAGCATCGTTCGCAATATTGAAACCAGTTCCTTATAATGCTTTCGGTCAGCTGTGCGGCTTGCCATCTTGTTCACTTCATCAGAATATTTTTGTAGAATTTCAGCCGGATACTCCGCCTTTAATACACTTGTATATTCTCTAAGAGCATATAGCCCGGAGGATCCTTTCACATACTCCAACAATCTGTCATATAATTTCTCTTCTTTATATAACCGTTCCACATGCGCATATTGAGGAAGACCTTCAAATATTTTCTCCCGTACATTAATCCATTCTTCTTCCAGGTATTGTGTTTTTAATTCGTGAAATATTTCGACATTTCCAGCATCATCTTTTATCATCAACTGCCATAACTGCTTTTTATAATCTTCTTCTTTACCGCAAATATGATATACATCCTTTAGTTCTCTGCTATAATCCCGCACAAGACCTGGAAGATTAGAATCCATTTGTAAGCTTTCCTTTAATGCAGTAATCGCCTCTTCATAATCTTTTTGATTAATATGTTCATTAATATAATATTTTCTGATGGCAGAATACTTCCAGTTTTCTTTACAATATTTTTCTATATCACTCCAACTCTTACCCATATCCTTCATGATTAAAATATGCTTTAGTGCCCACTGGGACGCATGGTAACTTCCACTCCATGAGTCAGAATCGTCTCTTTTCTCCATCACTTTCTGAGCTGAAAACTCAAGCTTAGCTTCCAGATACTTATTTTCAGTGAAGCCATCCATCAGAATCCGCTCAATATATTCCTCCATATAATCAATAATGGACCCATTCAGATGAGTTATGAACCAATCATACATTGTCTGCTTCGCTTTTTCATCTGCTTTTTCCAGAATCTCATTCCAAATAACATAACAAGAGTCTGCCAGAATTCCTGTTCCGCCATCCGAGTCATCCATGTCTACATTACCCACAGTAACAAATATGTAGCTCGTAAGCTCGAATGCCTCCATATAACAACCATCATCCAACATCATCTGAACATCTTCACATAGAAATTCCGCTATCTCACTAATAAAATCGCCAGCCTCATGATATCTGATAAAATGTTCTCTCCCCAGATACTTTTGAACGATTGAATCTACTTGCCTTTTGTACCTTTTCATATCCTCCTTAGAAATATCCGGGCTGATAAGCGTCTTAAAACGCGCATATAGCTTTTCATCATCACGTAAAATTGCAGTTAAAAATTTTCTTATCGTATGTTCATCTGTCTCCGCAACAATAATATCTATCTCTTTATCCTTGCTATCACTGACCCGAATGTTTTCTGTGCTTTGTGATTCGTTTACCGAGTTATTATCTATCCGCTCGTTATCCTTTATATCATTTTCCCATTCAAACAGCACCGCTGCCATATGTTTGCAATTTGATCCATTTTCCGCATATGGGCAGGAGCAATACATATCTGTAATTGCATCGTCTTGGAGAGTGATTTCCACATCATAAGCTTCCGTTCCACATACTGTTGCTGTTAGTACGTCATCCTTATACCCCAAATCTTCAATCGCCCCATTGCAAAAGTAATCATATCCCCGATCAAGTATATGCTCCATAAATAATTGCTGCCAATTCATATGTACTTACCCCATTCTGTATAATGTTTACCTCTAATCTCTTACCGAACATCTTTTTTCCTATTAACAGTAACAAAGCAATCATAGCTCTTAGCATCGTATCCTGTAAGTGTAAACCTATTGTCCGAATGCAAAAAATCCATTAACTGGTCATCATCGAATGCCAGATAGCCCTCCATATATAATTCCAGATACAGATCATAAACCATTCTTGGTTTTCTTTTTGTTCGCAAAAAATTATAACAATAATTTAAAACATCACCGCTGAGTCTCAAAACTGTAGGCCTAATAATCCAATCTATTGCGGTTTCATCTTTTCCAATAGCAAATAGTGCATCTAACAAGCTGTATTGTATATTTTGATCATCAGCATATTTTTGATGTAATGCATACAAAAAACTGATTGCTTTCTCATATTCCTTATTAAGCACATAAGCCTCTCCTAATTTGAATTGATCGTACTGATCATCAGGGTTATTTTCAGCTTTCCTGCGTCTGTATACTACCAGCCCCTTCCAATCCTTCTTATCAAGAAAATTGTTGTCAGCTTCCCATTCTTCAAATTTGTCATACTCGTCTTCCTTTTTCATTCCTAACCCCATTACTACCAACCGCAGCTATACTGTTCCGGAGCTTCGCCTTTAACCATACAGATCTGGCATTCCTCTGTATGTTCGGTCACAATATGTACTACCGTAATTTGAAAATGCCACTCATCCCCAAAATCAAATAAATATTCGAATTGCATTCCTTCATACAGCATAAGTTCAGCTAAAACCGTGTCTGCTTGCCATAATTCATCCTCACACTCCGGTATTAAGTACCTTCTTCGGAGAGTTCCAGAACCAATTTGAAAATAATATAAATGATCATTGTCAAAATCAACACTCTCTTGTATCAGATAATGCAAATCCTCCAGAGTAAACTGATCACCCATAATTATTTTCCTGACACAGGAACCAACTTCTATTTTAAATTCAATTGTATGAAGCCCTGTTTCCTCTCTAAATTCAAAAAAGCTCATCAACTTCTCTTCCTTGTCAACGGAATTATCTTTTACGATATTCCTTATGACCGGAAGCACCGTACTCACATTCAGAGTGTACCAAAATTCTCTGTCCTGCTTCTTCAATAGTTCTTTCCAGGCATGTCCTTCAGCCGTCTGATAAAGTTCTTTAACACGAAACTTATTATCTTTATCTTCTTCTGTTTCTTCCGTCCAGTCAATACGAATTAATTGGAATAATGCAAAAATCCGAATCTCCGGACTATAATTCTGTTTACAGAATGCTGCTATCCTTCTCCCAAATGGATCCGACAGTGTTGTTGACCTTATTTATTCACCGAAATATTTTGAATCATAACCATCAATTCGTCAGCAACTTGCTCTACCGAACGATTATCTATGAAATACTTATTTCTGATTTTTTTAAAATCCTCCTTGCATATACAATATTTTCATGTATATCTTGGATATAATAATCTTTATGCTGCTCCTTATACTCATCTTCCTTATAGATATTATCATTTTCATCAAAAAAAAACAATCTTTGAAAAATATGTTCTTCTGAATCCTGTAATTCAATTGCAATTACCTGTTCCAAATCAATAAGCGAGTTGAAATTTCTTGCATTATAAATAGGACTTACTGCAATAACCACATTATCCTCATATTCTTCGCACAAATCCTTTAAACTCTTCCCCTTAATCTTATATCTTTCATGTGGAAATGGATTGTCACTCATAAATTATTCTAAGCTCATTTGAAATCTTTTCTTTATTTCGTCATCCAAATCACAAAAAGAATATCTTAACCTTTTAGCAAATTTCTCACCTATTACAGTCTTTCCTACATATGATACACCAAAAAGCATAATTATCATTATTATTATACCCATGTCTTTCTTTTATTGTTGAACTATTCTCCTGTATTTTCTCCCCATGCTATCTCCAATTAAGAGCTTGACCTTGCAATGGAAGAGCAATTAAATTACCAATACGACTAGCAACATCCTGAGAAGGATACATTCGGTCATAATAATGAAAAGATTTCAAATTAATAGAAGTGGATCCCTTGTCCAGTAAAAGAAAGCCAAAACTTCTTGCTATAGATGCCGCTATTGGTCTTTTAAAGAATATCCATACATGAGCACCTCTTCCAGAACGAGACCTTTCAACCAATGATTTGATACCATTCTGCTCGCACTTTTTTCTTAGTGCATCTACTTCATCATGCCATTCTTCATCTGTATTAGCAAAATCTGGTTCCTTATCTTTATTTATATCATACATCCTTCATTAGATTTTACACCCTTTCGCGTACGTCGGCTTCTGACCTTTTCTACCTGTTAAATTAATAGCATTTAGCGGACAACTTCCGAGGTACGCCATCTGGTTATATGCCGTTACACTGTTTTTCAAACCCAGATTAAAAAGTAAATAATTTTAAGTAATAACACAGATACATATTCAGCAAAACCGCCAGCAAACCCGCATAAAATCAAGCTTTCTTCGATAGCAAGCAGACCGTCTCCACATGTACCGTTCCCGGGAACATATCCACTGCACACACCTTTTCCACCTCATATCCCTTCGCCAGGAATACATCCAAATCCCGGGCTAGTGAGGTTGGCTTACAAGAGATATAAACTATCCTTTTCACTGAAAAATCAATGATCTTGTCCAGTGCTTTTGGATGTATTCCATCCCTCGGGGGATCAAGGACAATAATATCCGGCTTATCTTTCAGTGAATCAATCACCTTTAGCACATCTCCTGCAATAAACTCACAGTTGGATAATCCGTTCAAAGACGCGTTCTCTCTTGCTGCTTCCACCGCTTCCTCCACTATCTCCACACCGGTTACCTTCTTCGCTACCGGAGCCAATAGCTGGGCTATTGTTCCTGTTCCACTGTATAGATCGAAAATCGTCCGATCCTTCGTTTCGCCAACATATTCTCTTACCTTGGAGTACAACACCTCTGCTCCCAGAGAATTTGTCTGAAAGAAGGAAAAGGTGGATATCTTAAATTTTAATCCCAATAATTCTTCATAAATATAATCCCGGCCATAAAGTACTTCCATGTAATCGCTCTTTACTACATCCGCCTGGCTATCATTGTTGGTATGCAATATTCCAACTATATTTCCCTGTAAAGGAAGCTTTCGTAACTGTTCTACCAGGGGTTGGAATATACTATCCTTATCATTATAATTCTCTCCAGACTCCCGCACTTCCTCTAATTGAGAGGTTGTGATCAGGTTAATGAGAATTTCTTGGGTTTTTACAGCCTTTCGTACTAGTAAATGTCTTAAATAACCCGTATGGGACAATTTATGATAGTAGTCCAGACCATGATCAGATGCAAACTTTAATACACAGTTTAAGATCATATTATAATCTTTATCCACAATTGCACAGTCATCTACGGTAAGGATATCGTGAAAGCTGCCCTTCTTGTGAAGACCTAATGCTAATGGTCCTCCCTTGTATTCATCTCCAAAGGAGAATTCCATCTTATTACGATATCCCCATTCAGTCGGGCTAGCCAATATACCTTCAAATTCATATTCCTTACAAACCGAATCGATCAGCCGTTTTACCTGACCTTTCTTCATCTCAAGCTGATCTTCATAGGGCATGGTTTGATAACTGCATCCACCGCAATTTCCAAAATGCTTACATACCTTTTCCCTTGTTTCTAACGGAGATTTTTCAAGAACCTCTAATAATTTCCCCTCATATTTTTCAGCGCGTTTCTTATTCACCGCAAAGGAGATCTTTTGACCTGGAACTACATTTTTAACGATTACCTTATTACCTTCTATTTCTACAACTCCCTTATTGGGAAAGTCCACTCTTT
The nucleotide sequence above comes from Variimorphobacter saccharofermentans. Encoded proteins:
- a CDS encoding shikimate kinase; translation: MGIIIMIIMLFGVSYVGKTVIGEKFAKRLRYSFCDLDDEIKKRFQMSLE
- a CDS encoding UPF0158 family protein; translation: MMEKVTVNIESIADAMEATMDGWEQYLNMETGEIVSLSDGTWSDRDEEDETLAEEIDTTDKYVRLPNQYEIHEYEIMEEFAYATPNPRNQEKLLHVLRGRKPYRNFKDEINYLGISESYYAWRLIALCKKAKNWCEENEVPYKIRTEGLNI
- a CDS encoding plasmid pRiA4b ORF-3 family protein encodes the protein MKKQDREFWYTLNVSTVLPVIRNIVKDNSVDKEEKLMSFFEFREETGLHTIEFKIEVGSCVRKIIMGDQFTLEDLHYLIQESVDFDNDHLYYFQIGSGTLRRRYLIPECEDELWQADTVLAELMLYEGMQFEYLFDFGDEWHFQITVVHIVTEHTEECQICMVKGEAPEQYSCGW
- a CDS encoding DUF6603 domain-containing protein, giving the protein MDKNLHVGATVIFRLGSLQFEAAGVYSQDKGIVFLGEYINNGQIQGLHELMAESGKCFEIADLDVSFLPDINIMDIGFGYQGKAGIYTVFMDFDDGNKNVLGRTQLQYGKENGFGVFLILNQFALSNLPLIGDYIKPYGDVKFKKVSVGYSSKDGFLLKMIMDIQLLDRKLEEPIEFSIVSPQKDNEDKLKTTVNHEKLVAFEEGPADSKVKWKDVNKTFGPVSLDAIGGALSDGVLLLMLNAGFRLGPLRFSFAGLGVKIPFKDLMDTRPTISGIELGVKTSAVEIAGAFYYTEASDAYTGMALVKLGTFSFTLIGSYAQKPVTSVFAAAAILVPIGGPPCFFVTGFAAGFGYNRRLFIPSIDHLKDFPMFKLIDGTLTLNDITKLDNYFYISEGNYWLAAGITFTTFQLLKSDVILTVSFGNYVEIDVLGESVLDIPAKSDNQVIAHIKLLLKASFQPECGLVAVEAMLSDDSYVLSKDCHLTGGFAFYVWYAGDYAGDFVITLGGYHKNYVKPSHYPTTKRIGLSWKICSNLYAEGGLYFALTPSCIMAGGNIKCVFSISCVEAWFDAALDIYIQWKPFYYDFYIGIFIGVKVKLWLFTVRLELGCSLHIWGPDFSGIAHVSLWCISFDINFVNSSPGSQNPILPEDFRRSFLPKKEAKQKLSSVLGAEQEEYEGCAVLAGAGLIREYELDGSRGWIMCADTMQIITKCKAPSTRITFNGAETFSQGDKINIYPCKMTGVDSTQEVTISNLPEDTRVTFQKITEQVPYALWGDHNKKDHSDTICALTGMIITVQQLSYYTLQYRQDVDTTLIECIPAPLLAIEAKSYVQDNSYESISSTIADPLVAGIRGDIIKDMGFSEVVDDMTYLARELKDQFCYHPMLATMGGDKNESSNK
- a CDS encoding tetratricopeptide repeat protein, with amino-acid sequence MKKEDEYDKFEEWEADNNFLDKKDWKGLVVYRRRKAENNPDDQYDQFKLGEAYVLNKEYEKAISFLYALHQKYADDQNIQYSLLDALFAIGKDETAIDWIIRPTVLRLSGDVLNYCYNFLRTKRKPRMVYDLYLELYMEGYLAFDDDQLMDFLHSDNRFTLTGYDAKSYDCFVTVNRKKDVR
- a CDS encoding SWIM zinc finger family protein yields the protein MNWQQLFMEHILDRGYDYFCNGAIEDLGYKDDVLTATVCGTEAYDVEITLQDDAITDMYCSCPYAENGSNCKHMAAVLFEWENDIKDNERIDNNSVNESQSTENIRVSDSKDKEIDIIVAETDEHTIRKFLTAILRDDEKLYARFKTLISPDISKEDMKRYKRQVDSIVQKYLGREHFIRYHEAGDFISEIAEFLCEDVQMMLDDGCYMEAFELTSYIFVTVGNVDMDDSDGGTGILADSCYVIWNEILEKADEKAKQTMYDWFITHLNGSIIDYMEEYIERILMDGFTENKYLEAKLEFSAQKVMEKRDDSDSWSGSYHASQWALKHILIMKDMGKSWSDIEKYCKENWKYSAIRKYYINEHINQKDYEEAITALKESLQMDSNLPGLVRDYSRELKDVYHICGKEEDYKKQLWQLMIKDDAGNVEIFHELKTQYLEEEWINVREKIFEGLPQYAHVERLYKEEKLYDRLLEYVKGSSGLYALREYTSVLKAEYPAEILQKYSDEVNKMASRTADRKHYKELVSILRTMLSIKSGEEMVNEIAKHWRMAYGNRPAMMDELSRLYHR
- the rlmD gene encoding 23S rRNA (uracil(1939)-C(5))-methyltransferase RlmD, which encodes MKKGQIYEGIVQRVDFPNKGVVEIEGNKVIVKNVVPGQKISFAVNKKRAEKYEGKLLEVLEKSPLETREKVCKHFGNCGGCSYQTMPYEDQLEMKKGQVKRLIDSVCKEYEFEGILASPTEWGYRNKMEFSFGDEYKGGPLALGLHKKGSFHDILTVDDCAIVDKDYNMILNCVLKFASDHGLDYYHKLSHTGYLRHLLVRKAVKTQEILINLITTSQLEEVRESGENYNDKDSIFQPLVEQLRKLPLQGNIVGILHTNNDSQADVVKSDYMEVLYGRDYIYEELLGLKFKISTFSFFQTNSLGAEVLYSKVREYVGETKDRTIFDLYSGTGTIAQLLAPVAKKVTGVEIVEEAVEAARENASLNGLSNCEFIAGDVLKVIDSLKDKPDIIVLDPPRDGIHPKALDKIIDFSVKRIVYISCKPTSLARDLDVFLAKGYEVEKVCAVDMFPGTVHVETVCLLSKKA